The DNA region GCCCTTTGACCACACAATGTCACTGATCAATCTATGCTACAGAAAGAACTTCCAAGTTTACCAGATGTATGCACCAGAATGACCAGCTGATACTGCATatgatgctgaaaaaaaaaaaacagtgaaaagacAAATATCTATGGTTTACTAGAATTCAATTGTTTAATACAGAGGTGTCAGCAGGAACAAGGTAGCCTAACATATACTGAGAGGAAATTATAGAAGTGCTAATTGTTAATAAACAAAAGAAGTTTCAAAACAGTAAGTACAGTAGGAAAAatgagttttataatatttttcaatgtattaGCATAAAATTACGgtattttttacatataaactttctcaagaaaaaataaatagatctaAAATAACTGTGCCAGTTCCTACTATTCAAAACTCTGCTCCTCCCAGCTCCCTCCTGTCCCCACGCACACACATCACTCCCTTCTGAGACAACTAGAGGCTCATCTGAGACAGGCTGACAGAAACCTGTGCCATTTCCTGCTGCTCTTGAGAGAGGGTGGATCCTGAGCTGGAAGAAGGTGTAGACACTTGAATGGACAATGCACTTTGAGTCTCTGTGGAAGTGACGTACTTCACAAACAGCTCATTGTTCACAATAAACATATTGGAGAGAAAAAGGGCCTTCAGGCAACTGACAGATGGACAACCCGACACCAACAATCTGCTTCCACAGCCACTCCTTCCATAGCCTGACTAAGCCCGCCCCCCACACTCCTTGCTGGTAGCTCTGCCCTGCCACTGAGCTCACCCTAGGAGAGTACCTTTAACCCCATTGCATTTACTCTGCAAGGCAGCCCAAGAGAGAGCACAGTCTAATCCCATTtgtcagagaaagacacagagggtTCATGTGATTTCCCAAAAGTATAAATCTAGTGAGTGTTGGGATCATGAAGAGAACCCAGTGTTCTAACTCCAAAGCTCACACTCTTAGACCGTAAGCTGAATTGTTGCCATGACATACTTGTAGGCTGTCTACAACAATGAAAAACCCTGAGCACATGCACTGTCACATTCCCACACCCTGTACCCAGGCTGGGCTGCGTATTCCCACCAAGATCACAGCACTAACCTGGAATTGTTGGCAAGGTTAATGATGAAGGCCTGAGGGAAGGCATACATAGGATCCTGAGACCTTTTCAACCACAACAAACAATAAGACCCTTTTAGAGTCACCCAAGCTTGACATGCTCACATGCTCATAGAGTAGTGACAAATAGGGTTGGACTCCATACTCATGCCAATGGTTCCCATGGAGCCAGAGGGTCGAGAACAGGGAGGGCAACAATAGGAGTAATCTGCCCCCACTTACTCGGACCCTACTATGTGCCATGGGATGGGAAAACCACCTTAAGTTCCTTTGATTTTTGCAGCTACCCAACAGGTGGGTACAATTACtgccattttgcaaatgagggaAATGAAAGATTAAGTAATGGGTCCAAGTTTGCACTGTAAGGATCTTAGATGACAGTCATCAAACCTCAAAGTTCACGCTCCCAACACCTCAGTTGTGCGGGACTGACAATCATGGATGCAGATCAGACCAGGATGGTTTGGGGGCATCGTGGAGGCAGGAGAACACATAGGGaataggaaggaaaagaaagaagtcagGGAAGCCTTGATAAATATGAGAGAGAAATCAGCCGGAGGGAGAGATCAGTGAGACATCAGAAGTGGCAAGTCTACACACACTCACCTTCCTTGAACAGCCCACTGACACAGAAGAAGAACAGGTTTCCCTGAAAGAGAAGAGTGCAGGTGCTCAGTCACTGTCTACATCACCATCCACTTGCATCTTTCTGGGCCGGCACGAGGGAGAGTGGGTGCTCACCGAGCTGAACCACATGTCCACCACAAAGGAGCTGGTGTCATGCTGAGTTTTGGGCAATCGACAGAGAGAGCAAACAATGTCACGTTTTGTATGTTTCAGCAGCTGAAAACACAGGTCTGTAGGGAAAGGACAGCAAAGGTCAGGGCTGTGACACTCTGGGCCCTTAGATTGACCCCCTTCATGTCCCCTTTTCTTGCCCAATCGTCCCCATCCCACACGCACTGGGGTCCTTGATGTTCTTCATATTCCTGTTATCTTTGAAGTTCTGAAACAAGCTGCTTCTacgaggaaaaaaaatgaaacaaactggAGGTGGTGGTCAGGCCAGTGTGGGTGTTTCCATGAGGTGATTGTTTTCTATCGTAGGGAACATTCTCCAAATCAGAGCCCAAGCTGTGATACTCACGGGGCTGGGTCCTCGGAGTTGAAGGGAATTGTCAGGGAGAAGGAGGCCTCATCATGACAAGCATCAAGGAGACTCTGTCTGTCTCCAGAGTCATAGACTAAGTAATACCTGTGAGGGGACAAGGAGGAGAGTCTATCCTCATGGTCTGGACCCCAAAtggcattttaaatatatctcaTGAGCAGCCTGTGCCTGAGGGGCCTGGTCTGTCCCAGCTCTTTCCATTCCTGGTGTCCCAGGGGTACTTACTGCTGCGGGAATTGCAGGACTAGACTCTTCAGATGATCAGATCCTTTATAGCTTTCCTGGAATAAAAGACATTTGAGACCATGTGGCTGATAAAGCCTCTCTTGAAATCCCCTCAATGTTGATCTGTATACCTCACCTTGTTGGGGGTTGGCAAGTGCTGTCCACCAGTGTCAGCGGTAATTGCTGGGAGTAAATCCTGGCCATCCTGGAGAAGGGAAGCGTCAGTTAGCAGTGTAAAGCAGGGAGGTGGTCCTGGATGATTAGGGAAAGTGTGGGCCCAGGAGATGGTGAAGGTCAGAGGTCAGGAATAATAGGCCCTCGAAATTTCATGAGCAAGATTACAGTGAGTGTCTGCATTATGAGGTATTGGAAGTCTCTACTGCTGTATgtaatttgtgtatgtgtgtgtttgtatgtgtgtgtgtatttgggtGTACACACACATCTCTCTTTTTGTATCTCTGTAAATTTTCATGGAGATCATACTGTGTCTTTTTTATAAGTCTATGTTCCCCAAAATAGATAAGGGTCTGATGCAAACATGTAATCTATGTAAGACACAAAGGTTTGAGGGCAGGTCTGGAGGAGGACAATGCTACTAGGAGGATGAGGAATGTAGGCACTTACCAAGCGTAACATCTCGGGGAAACATTTCCTGATGGCACTGTTCAAATCCAAAAACAGAAAGTAGTGGTTGATAGTTTGGGTTGCAGCACTTCCGGTTAGTTAAAACACCGAGAGCATGAAGAGAAACAGGTGTTCTGCCCACCCAGGagccccctttcccctcctcagcCTCTGACATCCAGAGTTCTGGGTCCACTTCTCTGTTGAGCCCTGGCCATCTGCCATACGGAATCTCTGAAATACATCATCTCTGTCCACACCTTCACATTCatattccctcccttccttcttccctccctctcttacaCACttttcccccacccttctctctgcctccctctccatccccctgGTTAGTTCCCACCTACCGGGTCCTGACTCCCTCTCCAGTGCCACAGGACACAACATATGATCCCAGACTCCAAGACTtcgtccccttctctgtctccctgccttccttcagGTCCTCATCGAAGACTGCAGAAAGAAGAGACAATGGGGTGGGAGCCCAGGGCTCTGCTATCACACTGCAGGTCCAGCACCCTGCCAGGACCAGGGCACACCCTGGGATGGCCCGAGGTGCTGGGGTAGGGAGGTGAGTGTGGGAGGCATCAGgggcaggagagaaagggaggaggaagaagacagaaaggagtgAAGACAGGAGCAGACATGGGGAGATGTAGAagagacaaaggagaaaaagaaagcaaagcaacGGGAAGCGAAGAAGCTCTACCATGGGGTGGGATCAGGGAAGTAGAGAGAAGGAGGCATGGCTCCCCTGAAGCAGCCCTGtccttcctctgccccaggctggcCCTGGGTCTCCAGATAGGAATAGAAAACGTGCCCTTGTTGGCCTGAGCACCATGGCATGCTGGTGGAGTCTTTGTCACCTGTGGGAGCTCAGTCTGAACCGGGCATAGGAAATGCAGCGGCCAAGGGATCAGGACACTTTCTTCAGTAATAAAGGTCAGCCCTCACCTCAGCATGGGGTTGGGAGTCTGTGGCCCCCTCCTTTGATCACTGCCTTCTCTCCTCATGGCCCCCATGCACATGTAcctgtcttagttgttcattgcctaAAATACACCACCTGGCTCAGGCTACTCAGGGCTCCTCTGAGGGACTAGCAAGGGATATGACGTGTGGAGAGAAGGAGTGTCCCTGAGAGGAGTGCCCTTCTGTCtcttctgccctctgccctctgccttccACTGCTGCCTCGGGAGGCCCTGTGTTCAGTGATGGCAGCCCACTTCTGGCCCCATCTCAGGAAATGCTGGATTCTCCTAAGGATTGCCCATCCCAGGCATTGCACTTGAAGGGACAGATGTCTTGATGACAGTCACCTGGGGCCTGGGCCCTTGGTATGATGTGGAGATACCTCATGTTAACCTGGAAATCGAGTGGAGACCCTTTTGAAGTAAGGAAAGGAAGGCTCCTCCCACAATAAGATAGGGACACTCGTATATTCTCAGAACCATGACTCTGTGGTGGAGGATGTTCCTCAGTTCGGGTCAGCGGTGTCTGCCTTGAAACTCGACACTCTTAGTCCTGGTGAAGAGGGGGACCCCTGCGTCCTGGGGCACATTCTTGGATGCATGCTAGAGAAAACTAAATGCAGACTCGGGAACCAGCCCCCAGACCAGAACAGGTGAACAGGTCAGAGGACGGATAGGAGACTTCTAAGCACAGGCCGGGAATATAGAAATGGGAAGGTGGGGCAGTGATCCTCCCAGAGGACTAGGCTGTCTGTCACCTTTTGTGGTAGGGAACTGTCAGGGATAGTTCAGGCTCCTGAGGTGAATGGAACCGAGGAAGCTGACAGGGCTGATACTGACCTTATGTAGGTGAGCTGGTCTGGGAAGGTGCCACACAAAGGGTTCCCTTCCAGCCAGAGCTCTTTGAGCTTTAGGCCTTTGATCTTCTCCAACTCACAGGCTGAGTTCAGCTGAGGAATATGGGGAGGTAACTAAAAATAGTCTCAGGGGAAGAGGAACATCCAAGCCCCTGCCCACCATCAACACTCTGATATCCACTATCACCCACACTCAACCCAACTTTGATCTGTCCCTCTTCTTACCTCATTTTTGGACAGGTTCAGGATCTTGATTGTGGGAGCTATGTCTTTGATGTCAGATAAGCCATCCAGCTGGTACAGTCTGTTCTTGCGCAAGTTCAAGGACAACAGCTTTGGGGAAGAAGAGTTAGAGTGACAGTTGCTATGACCTTGGGGACAAATGTACCTCTGTCACTTCTGCTGCACCCCCTACCATACACCAAAACTGGTCTAAGGCTTCACCTCAGGGAAACTCTTTACAATGATCTGCAGGGTGGCCACCATGCAGTTTCTCTGATTCAGGATTATTTCAATTTCAAGACACGCAATGCTTTCAAGAAGGTGAGAGTAGAAATCACAAGGCTGAGAACTAGCCAGCATCAGCACCAACCCCTTCTGATGTTACCAACCCTAAGACTTCCTCCTAAGTAGAAGCCTCAGTTCTAACCTATTCTTGAATTACTTCTGTCAGCTGTACCTAGTTCAAAGTGGAACAACTGGAGATCAAGAGTTTTCTGAAAGACATATCGTTTGCTCATGGTCAGctgcagagggacagagagagggttcTGAGGCTGTTGTGGTGACAGGGAATTGGAGGCTGGAGGAATATTAGGTGGGTCTGAGGATGGGCACACAACATGCCTTTTGTCTGCACTACCTTTAGCTGCTTCATTTCTTCTGGCCCCAGTTTATCTTGCACAGAGTAGGGTACAGGATCACTAGTGACAAAGATAGGTATCTGCAGGAAGAAGAGGTGAGGTAAGCACCAGGAACTCTAGTCCAAGGAAGCTGACCAGCTCTGCTTGTCCTCCTGCCCCAGCACTAAGTACAGATAATGACCTCAACACACCTTTCGGTTCCCCTCATCACAAATCTTATTGCTGACCATCTTCAATGTAGAAGCAGCGCTATCATCCTGGACAAAGAACTGGGCCTCATTTCAAACATAATGAAACCACAGGGGTTGAAGCAACAATAGTGTCAGAGGTTGGTAGCCTCACCTGagccacatctctctctcttccctgtgcCCCCTCATCTGACTCCACCAGAATTTCTTACGTCCACTGGAATGAAGGGGACTCTGCAATGGCTCTGGATTAATTTAATCAATGATGCCTTGTCATACTTTCTTCCGCAAGGAACCTAAAGGTGAAAACAAAGGCATGGAGACAGGATGGCCAACATGAAATAAAGCTGGAGAATAGACGCAACATGATGGTCTTTTTCTACCGTCCAGGTCAAGGTGTATTCTGTTTACTTCAATAGGCAACAAGGAAACAGCCTCACTGGTTTGCCTGTGACTCCAGGATTCCAAAGTCTCCATTGCAATGAGGATGAACATGTCAATGGCATGCTCTCTCATCTCATCTGCACAGGGAAGTCActtcaaaacattttcaaaattttttaaaaagtcctcctCACCAATAGTCTCCAGTTCTGTGTGGAAAGGAGTGCCTTCTAAGTCTTTTATAACTGCTACTTGGGCCATCCAAAACTGAATTAAAAGATACTTCAATTCAAGTGACCACAGGTGATAGCTTTTGCCACTATTTTACCACTGCCTACCATGGAATACCAATATTTGATCCTCTAacgcagcggttctcaacctgtgggtcgcgaccccggcgggagtcgaaagaccaaaacacaggggtcgccaaaagccatcagaaaatacatatttattatacaatacatttttaaaatatgtatttccgatggctttaggcgccccctgtgttttggtcgttcgacccccaccggggtcgcgacc from Saccopteryx leptura isolate mSacLep1 chromosome X, mSacLep1_pri_phased_curated, whole genome shotgun sequence includes:
- the LOC136386388 gene encoding LOW QUALITY PROTEIN: nuclear RNA export factor 2-like (The sequence of the model RefSeq protein was modified relative to this genomic sequence to represent the inferred CDS: substituted 1 base at 1 genomic stop codon) translates to MFILIAMETLESWSHRQTSEAVSLLPIEVPCGRKYDKASLIKLIQSHCRVPFIPVDFHYVXNEAQFFVQDDSAASTLKMVSNKICDEGNRKIPIFVTSDPVPYSVQDKLGPEEMKQLKLTMSKRYVFQKTLDLQLFHFDESIACLEIEIILNQRNCMVATLQIIVKSFPELLSLNLRKNRLYQLDGLSDIKDIAPTIKILNLSKNELNSACELEKIKGLKLKELWLEGNPLCGTFPDQLTYISAIRKCFPEMLRLDGQDLLPAITADTGGQHLPTPNKESYKGSDHLKSLVLQFPQQYYLVYDSGDRQSLLDACHDEASFSLTIPFNSEDPAPSSLFQNFKDNRNMKNIKDPNLCFQLLKHTKRDIVCSLCRLPKTQHDTSSFVVDMWFSSFDSRRTKEKPNPGKVKVIRNESVDNATHTEYKGNLEWTVEEGDISCDCKIICSTIFIF